Proteins encoded within one genomic window of Streptomyces rubradiris:
- a CDS encoding SDR family oxidoreductase, with product MSGICAGRVVAVTGAGRGLGRAHALAFAAEGARVVVNDLGVALDGAPDPQNPADAVVAEIRAAGGDAVAHGADIATDAGAAGLVRTAVETYGRLDTLVSNAGFLRDRMLVNLTEDDWDAVIRVHLKGHFLPLKHAAGHWRATARAGRTPVARVVHTSSGAGLLGSVGQGNYSAAKAGIIGLTLVAAAELARYGVQVNAVAPAARTRMTERAFATAMAAPATGFDAMAPENVSPLVVWLGSAGSAGVTGRVFEAEGGRITVMEGWRPGPTTDKGARWTPAGAGEAARRLLARAEPPGRVYGT from the coding sequence ATGAGCGGTATCTGCGCGGGCCGGGTCGTCGCCGTCACCGGGGCCGGCCGGGGGCTCGGCCGGGCCCATGCCCTGGCCTTCGCCGCCGAGGGCGCCCGGGTCGTCGTCAACGACCTCGGCGTGGCGCTGGACGGCGCGCCGGACCCGCAGAACCCGGCGGACGCCGTCGTGGCCGAGATCCGGGCGGCGGGCGGTGACGCGGTGGCGCACGGCGCCGACATCGCCACCGACGCGGGCGCGGCCGGCCTGGTCCGCACCGCCGTCGAGACCTACGGCCGGCTCGACACCCTCGTCAGCAACGCCGGGTTCCTGCGCGACCGCATGCTGGTCAACCTCACCGAGGACGACTGGGACGCCGTGATCCGTGTCCACTTGAAGGGTCACTTCCTGCCGCTCAAGCACGCCGCCGGCCACTGGCGGGCCACGGCCAGGGCCGGGCGCACCCCGGTCGCCCGGGTCGTCCACACCAGCAGCGGGGCCGGTCTGCTGGGCTCGGTCGGGCAGGGCAACTACAGCGCCGCCAAGGCCGGGATCATCGGCCTCACGCTCGTCGCGGCGGCCGAACTGGCCCGCTACGGCGTCCAGGTCAACGCCGTGGCCCCGGCCGCCCGGACCCGTATGACGGAACGTGCCTTCGCCACGGCCATGGCGGCGCCGGCCACCGGCTTCGACGCCATGGCACCCGAAAACGTCTCCCCGCTCGTGGTCTGGCTCGGCTCGGCCGGGAGCGCCGGGGTGACCGGCCGGGTGTTCGAGGCGGAGGGCGGCCGGATCACCGTCATGGAGGGCTGGCGCCCCGGTCCCACCACCGACAAGGGCGCCCGCTGGACACCGGCCGGGGCGGGGGAGGCGGCCCGGAGACTGCTGGCTCGGGCGGAGCCGCCGGGACGGGTGTACGGGACGTAG
- a CDS encoding SDR family oxidoreductase → MRGRTVVVTGGTRGVGAGIARAFAEAGAHVLACARRPPDRPVPGVGFVPLDLRDPPAVRAFFAGLPRLDVLVNNAGGTPHRRLADAGAERHAKVVELNLITPLTASLAAYDHLRRSRGSVLMIGSVSGTRPSPGSAAYGAAKAGLASLAASMAVEWAPEVRVNTLVVGMVHTELAHLHYGGPDGTAAVSRTVPLGRLALPADVGAAAVFLASDAAAYISGAGLHVHGGGERPAFLDAAAPHVPVPTPRKDS, encoded by the coding sequence CTGCGCGGCAGGACGGTCGTGGTCACCGGCGGCACCCGGGGCGTGGGCGCCGGAATCGCGCGGGCCTTCGCCGAGGCGGGCGCCCACGTCCTGGCCTGCGCCCGCCGGCCCCCCGACCGGCCCGTGCCCGGCGTCGGCTTCGTCCCGCTGGACCTGCGCGACCCGCCCGCCGTCCGCGCCTTCTTCGCCGGACTGCCCCGCCTCGACGTCCTGGTCAACAACGCCGGCGGCACGCCCCACCGGCGTCTCGCCGACGCCGGCGCCGAACGGCACGCCAAGGTCGTCGAGCTGAACCTGATCACCCCGCTGACCGCGTCCCTCGCCGCCTACGACCACCTCCGGCGCAGCAGGGGCTCGGTTCTGATGATCGGCAGCGTCAGCGGGACCCGTCCCTCGCCCGGCTCGGCCGCCTACGGCGCGGCCAAGGCGGGGCTCGCCAGCCTGGCCGCGTCCATGGCCGTGGAGTGGGCGCCGGAGGTCCGGGTCAACACGCTCGTGGTCGGCATGGTCCACACCGAGCTCGCCCACCTCCACTACGGCGGCCCCGACGGGACGGCCGCCGTCTCTCGCACCGTCCCGCTGGGCCGGCTCGCGCTCCCCGCCGACGTCGGCGCCGCCGCCGTGTTCCTCGCCTCCGACGCCGCCGCGTACATCAGCGGGGCCGGCCTGCACGTGCACGGCGGCGGGGAACGGCCCGCGTTCCTGGACGCCGCCGCGCCCCACGTACCCGTACCGACTCCCCGGAAGGACAGCTGA
- a CDS encoding enoyl-CoA hydratase family protein, whose amino-acid sequence MGVSCSSPEKGISVVTVDFPPVNALPVRAWFALAEAVREAGRDPGTRCVVLAAEGRGFNAGVDIKEIQAAGQDALIGANQGCAEAFAAVYECGTPVVAAVQGFCLGGGIGLVGNADAVVASEDAFFGLPELDRGALGAATHLARLVPQHLMRTLYFTGRTVSAAELHGHGSVWRVVPRAKLPGAALGLAREIAAKDGRLLRMAKAAINGIDPVDVRRSYRFEQGFTFEAGLSGLAGRVRDTFGKQGKEGA is encoded by the coding sequence ATGGGTGTCTCCTGTTCGTCCCCGGAAAAGGGGATTTCCGTAGTCACCGTCGACTTCCCGCCGGTCAACGCCCTGCCGGTGCGCGCCTGGTTCGCCCTGGCCGAGGCCGTGCGCGAGGCCGGCCGGGACCCGGGGACCCGATGTGTGGTGCTGGCCGCCGAGGGCCGCGGGTTCAACGCGGGCGTGGACATCAAGGAGATACAGGCGGCCGGGCAGGACGCTCTGATCGGAGCCAACCAGGGCTGCGCGGAGGCGTTCGCGGCGGTCTACGAGTGCGGGACACCGGTCGTCGCGGCCGTGCAGGGCTTCTGCCTGGGCGGCGGGATCGGCCTGGTGGGCAACGCGGACGCGGTGGTGGCGAGCGAGGACGCCTTCTTCGGGCTGCCCGAGCTGGACCGGGGCGCGCTGGGCGCGGCGACCCACCTGGCCCGGCTGGTCCCGCAGCACCTGATGCGCACGCTGTATTTCACCGGGCGCACGGTGAGCGCCGCCGAGCTGCACGGGCACGGCTCGGTGTGGCGGGTGGTCCCGCGCGCCAAGCTGCCGGGTGCGGCGCTGGGGCTGGCCCGGGAGATCGCCGCGAAGGACGGCCGGCTGCTGCGCATGGCCAAGGCCGCGATCAACGGCATCGACCCGGTCGATGTGCGCCGCAGCTACCGCTTCGAGCAGGGCTTCACCTTCGAGGCCGGCCTCAGCGGACTGGCCGGCCGGGTCCGCGACACGTTCGGGAAGCAGGGGAAGGAGGGGGCGTAG
- a CDS encoding CoA transferase subunit A, translated as MGDKTMTAEEVVSRLASGMTLGIGGWGSRRKPMALVRALLRSGIGDLTVVSCGGPDIGMLAAAGRIRKLVTAFVTLDSIALEPHYRAAREHGGLELTEIDEGMFLSGLRAAAQRLPFLPVRAGIGSDVMRVNPELRTVTSPYADAETLVAMPALRLDAALVHVNRADRLGNGQYLGPDPYFDDLFCEAADAAYVSCERIVDTAELTKAAGPWSLLLKRLAVTGVVEAPDGAHFTSCAPEYGRDEEFQRWYAATPWPDFAGRFLGADEAAYRAAVGKWRTEQGR; from the coding sequence ATGGGCGACAAGACGATGACCGCCGAGGAGGTGGTGTCCCGGCTGGCGAGCGGCATGACCCTCGGCATCGGCGGCTGGGGCTCCCGGCGCAAGCCGATGGCGCTGGTCCGGGCGCTGCTGCGGTCCGGCATCGGCGATCTCACGGTCGTCTCCTGCGGCGGCCCGGACATCGGCATGCTGGCCGCCGCCGGCCGGATCCGCAAGCTGGTCACGGCCTTCGTCACCCTGGACTCCATCGCGCTGGAACCGCACTACCGTGCGGCGCGCGAGCACGGGGGCCTGGAGCTGACGGAGATAGACGAGGGGATGTTCCTGTCCGGGCTGCGGGCGGCGGCGCAGCGGCTGCCGTTCCTGCCGGTGCGCGCGGGCATCGGCTCGGACGTCATGCGGGTCAACCCGGAGCTGAGAACGGTGACGTCGCCGTACGCGGACGCGGAGACGCTGGTGGCGATGCCGGCGCTGCGGCTGGACGCGGCCCTGGTGCACGTCAACCGCGCCGACCGGCTGGGCAACGGGCAGTACCTGGGCCCGGACCCGTACTTCGACGACCTGTTCTGCGAGGCGGCGGACGCGGCCTACGTCTCCTGCGAACGGATCGTGGACACCGCGGAGCTGACGAAGGCGGCCGGACCGTGGTCGCTGCTGCTCAAACGGCTCGCGGTGACCGGTGTGGTGGAGGCACCGGACGGCGCGCACTTCACGTCCTGCGCCCCGGAGTACGGCAGGGACGAGGAGTTCCAGCGGTGGTACGCGGCCACGCCCTGGCCGGACTTCGCCGGCCGCTTCCTCGGCGCCGACGAGGCGGCGTACCGGGCGGCGGTCGGGAAGTGGCGGACGGAGCAGGGACGATGA
- a CDS encoding CoA-transferase subunit beta, translating into MRATRAEYCVIACAEAWRGAGEVLASPMGLIPSLGARLARLTFAPDLLLTDGEALLVRPDGTPEGWLPYRQHLELVAGGRRHVMMGASQLDRYGNQNISCVGDWARPRRQLLGVRGAPLNTLNNPTSYWVPRHSRRVFVERVDMVCGVGYDRAAGLGGAARYHRVARVVTDLAVLDFATPDHSMRLVSVHPGVTVRQVGEATGFPLSVPADVPPTRDPEAAELRLIREVLDPAGARTREVPESTAADGDRHRPEGRH; encoded by the coding sequence ATGAGGGCCACCCGCGCCGAGTACTGCGTGATCGCCTGCGCCGAGGCCTGGCGCGGCGCCGGTGAGGTGCTGGCCTCCCCGATGGGTCTGATCCCGTCGCTGGGCGCGCGGCTGGCCCGGCTCACCTTCGCGCCGGACCTGCTGCTGACCGACGGCGAGGCACTGCTGGTCCGGCCGGACGGCACCCCGGAGGGCTGGCTGCCCTACCGGCAGCACCTGGAGCTGGTGGCGGGCGGCCGGCGGCACGTGATGATGGGCGCGAGCCAGCTCGACCGGTACGGCAACCAGAACATCTCCTGCGTCGGCGACTGGGCCCGCCCGCGCAGACAGCTGCTCGGGGTGCGCGGCGCTCCGCTCAACACACTGAACAATCCCACGAGTTACTGGGTGCCGAGGCATTCCCGGCGGGTGTTCGTGGAGCGCGTGGACATGGTGTGCGGGGTCGGGTACGACCGGGCGGCCGGTCTGGGCGGCGCGGCCCGGTACCACCGCGTCGCCCGGGTGGTCACCGACCTCGCCGTCCTGGACTTCGCCACCCCCGACCACTCCATGCGGCTGGTCTCGGTGCATCCGGGGGTGACCGTCCGGCAGGTCGGGGAGGCGACGGGCTTTCCCCTGAGCGTCCCGGCCGACGTCCCGCCCACCCGCGATCCCGAGGCCGCGGAACTACGCCTGATCCGCGAGGTCTTGGACCCGGCGGGTGCCCGGACCCGCGAGGTGCCGGAGAGCACGGCGGCTGACGGAGACCGACACCGGCCCGAGGGACGGCACTGA
- a CDS encoding NAD(P)H-dependent flavin oxidoreductase, with protein sequence METALTRLVGVRYPIVQTGMGWVAGPRLVSAAANAGALGILASATMPPGRLREAIREVRSRTGAPFGVNLRADAGDAADRVRILLEEGVRVASFALAPSPGLIAELKAAGVVVIPSVGALRHAEKVAAWGADAVLVQGGEGGGHTGEVATSVLLPQVVDAVGIPVVAAGGFFDGRGLVAALAYGAAGVAMGTRFLLTSDSTVPDAVKARYLAATVRDVTVTRAVDGLPHRMLRSELVTALERSGRLRALAHAVRRAAGFRRLSGLTWRQLLRDGLALRHGKDLSWSQTLLAANTPMLLKSAMVDGRTDLGVMAAGQVTGVIGDLPSCAELVQRIMREAEEVLTGLEKLRGAR encoded by the coding sequence ATGGAGACGGCGCTGACCCGGCTGGTCGGGGTGCGGTATCCGATCGTGCAGACCGGGATGGGATGGGTGGCCGGGCCGCGTCTGGTGTCGGCGGCGGCGAACGCCGGTGCCCTCGGCATCCTGGCGTCCGCGACGATGCCGCCCGGCCGGCTCCGGGAGGCGATACGGGAGGTCCGGTCCCGCACCGGGGCGCCGTTCGGGGTGAACCTGCGGGCCGACGCGGGCGACGCGGCCGACCGGGTGCGGATCCTGCTGGAGGAGGGGGTCCGGGTGGCCTCCTTCGCCCTGGCCCCCTCCCCCGGGCTGATCGCGGAGCTGAAGGCGGCGGGAGTGGTGGTGATCCCGTCCGTCGGGGCCCTGCGGCACGCCGAGAAGGTGGCGGCCTGGGGCGCGGACGCGGTGCTGGTGCAGGGCGGCGAGGGCGGCGGGCACACCGGCGAGGTGGCGACGAGCGTGCTGCTGCCGCAGGTGGTGGACGCGGTGGGAATCCCGGTCGTGGCGGCGGGCGGCTTCTTCGACGGGCGGGGCCTGGTGGCGGCGCTGGCGTACGGGGCGGCCGGGGTGGCGATGGGCACGCGGTTCCTGCTCACCTCCGACTCCACGGTGCCGGACGCGGTGAAGGCCCGGTACCTCGCGGCGACGGTCCGGGATGTCACGGTGACCCGCGCGGTGGACGGCCTGCCGCACCGGATGCTGCGCTCGGAGCTGGTGACGGCCCTGGAGCGGTCGGGCCGGCTCCGCGCCCTCGCCCACGCGGTACGGCGGGCGGCGGGCTTCCGGCGGCTGTCGGGGCTGACCTGGCGGCAGTTGCTCCGGGACGGCCTCGCCCTCCGGCACGGCAAGGACCTGTCCTGGAGTCAGACGCTGCTGGCGGCCAACACGCCGATGCTGCTGAAGTCGGCGATGGTGGACGGCCGTACGGACCTGGGGGTGATGGCGGCCGGGCAGGTCACCGGGGTGATCGGCGACCTGCCGTCGTGCGCGGAGCTGGTGCAGCGGATCATGAGGGAGGCGGAGGAGGTGCTGACCGGACTGGAGAAGCTGAGAGGCGCCCGGTGA
- a CDS encoding acetyl-CoA C-acetyltransferase, which yields MAEAYIVEAVRAPVGRRGGGLSAVHPADLGAGVLTALMERSGIDPAAVDDVVFGCLDTVGPQAGDIARTCWLAAGLPEEVPGVTVDRQCGSSQQAVHFAAQAVLSGTQDLVVAGGVQNMSQVPIAYASRQVAVPLGLTDGPFHGSTGWRARYGDRPVNQFAGAEMIAAHWGISRVEQEEWALRSHRRALRAIDTGRFVRETVPHGRVTVDEGPRRDTSLEKMAALRPVLDGGTITAACSSQVSDGAAALLIASERAVRDHGLRPRARVHHLSARGEDPIRMLTAPIPATAHALKKTGLTIDAIDLVEINEAFAPVVLAWLKETGADPGKVNVNGGAIALGHPLGATGARLMTTLLHELERTGGRYGLQTMCEGGGQANVTIIERL from the coding sequence ATGGCCGAGGCCTACATCGTCGAAGCGGTCCGCGCGCCCGTCGGACGGCGCGGAGGAGGACTCAGCGCGGTCCACCCGGCCGACCTGGGCGCCGGGGTGCTCACCGCGCTGATGGAACGCTCCGGGATCGACCCGGCCGCCGTGGACGACGTGGTCTTCGGCTGCCTGGACACGGTGGGCCCGCAGGCCGGGGACATAGCCCGCACCTGCTGGCTGGCCGCCGGCCTGCCCGAGGAGGTGCCCGGCGTGACCGTCGACCGGCAGTGCGGCTCCTCCCAGCAGGCGGTGCACTTCGCCGCGCAGGCCGTGCTCTCCGGCACCCAGGACCTGGTGGTCGCGGGCGGGGTGCAGAACATGTCCCAGGTCCCGATCGCCTACGCCTCCCGGCAGGTGGCCGTCCCCCTCGGCCTGACCGACGGCCCCTTCCACGGCAGCACCGGCTGGCGCGCCCGCTACGGCGACCGGCCCGTCAACCAGTTCGCCGGCGCCGAGATGATCGCCGCCCACTGGGGCATCTCCCGCGTGGAGCAGGAGGAGTGGGCCCTGCGCTCGCACCGGCGCGCGCTGCGCGCCATCGACACCGGCCGCTTCGTCCGCGAGACCGTCCCGCACGGCCGGGTCACCGTGGACGAGGGTCCGCGCCGGGACACCTCCCTGGAGAAGATGGCCGCGCTCCGGCCCGTCCTCGACGGCGGCACCATCACCGCGGCCTGCTCCTCCCAGGTCTCCGACGGGGCCGCGGCCCTGCTGATCGCCTCCGAGCGCGCCGTACGCGACCACGGACTGCGCCCGCGCGCCCGCGTCCACCACCTCTCCGCGCGCGGCGAGGACCCCATCCGCATGCTCACCGCGCCCATCCCGGCCACCGCGCACGCCCTGAAGAAGACCGGCCTGACCATCGACGCCATCGACCTCGTGGAGATCAACGAGGCCTTCGCCCCGGTCGTCCTCGCCTGGCTGAAGGAGACCGGCGCCGACCCCGGCAAGGTCAACGTCAACGGCGGCGCGATCGCCCTCGGCCACCCGCTCGGCGCGACCGGCGCCCGCCTGATGACGACCCTGCTGCACGAACTGGAGCGCACCGGCGGCCGGTACGGCCTCCAGACCATGTGCGAGGGCGGCGGCCAGGCCAACGTGACGATCATCGAACGGCTGTGA
- a CDS encoding TetR/AcrR family transcriptional regulator, with the protein MPTKKKPQVTAAAARRGELLSTAAEVFAEHGYNATTVRRIADHAGILAGSLYYHFDSKESMLEEILRTFLDELWDGYDTVLASELGPRETLEALVTESFREIDRHRAAVAIYQKESRQLVAQDRFAFLAESQRRFEKAWLSTLERGVAERVFRADLDIRLTYRFVRDTVWVAASWYRPGGKHSPEEIARQYLSMVLDGIAVRE; encoded by the coding sequence GTGCCGACCAAGAAAAAACCCCAGGTGACCGCGGCAGCGGCCCGGCGCGGCGAGCTCCTCAGCACCGCTGCCGAGGTCTTCGCCGAGCACGGCTACAACGCCACCACCGTCCGCCGGATCGCCGACCACGCCGGAATCCTCGCGGGCAGCCTCTACTACCACTTCGACTCCAAGGAGTCGATGCTCGAGGAGATCCTGCGGACCTTCCTCGACGAGCTGTGGGACGGCTACGACACCGTCCTCGCCTCCGAGCTGGGGCCCCGCGAGACCCTCGAAGCCCTGGTCACCGAGTCCTTCCGGGAGATCGACCGGCACCGCGCCGCCGTCGCGATCTACCAGAAGGAGAGCCGGCAGCTCGTCGCCCAGGACCGGTTCGCCTTCCTCGCCGAGTCCCAGCGCCGGTTCGAGAAGGCATGGCTCAGCACGCTCGAACGCGGGGTCGCCGAGCGGGTCTTCCGCGCGGACCTCGACATCCGGCTCACCTACCGGTTCGTCCGGGACACCGTGTGGGTCGCCGCCTCCTGGTACCGGCCCGGCGGCAAGCACAGCCCCGAGGAGATCGCCCGCCAGTACCTGTCGATGGTGCTGGACGGGATCGCCGTACGCGAATAG
- a CDS encoding SDR family oxidoreductase, which yields MTGVESPAYVPGHGLLRGRTAVVTAAAGTGIGAATARRFLEEGARVLISDAHPRRLKEHERELGREFPGAVTATPCDVTDDAQVRALFETATAAHGRLDVVVNNAGLGGTSALADMTDEEWSRVLDVTLGGTFRCTRAALRAMRRAGGGVIVNNASVLGWRAQAGQAHYAAAKAGVMALTRCAAVEAAAFGVRVNAVAPSLALHPHLEKVTTPGLLAELTEREAFGRPARTWEVANVIVFLASGYSSYMTGEVVAVSSQHA from the coding sequence ATGACAGGCGTCGAGAGCCCGGCCTACGTCCCCGGGCACGGACTGCTCCGCGGCCGCACCGCCGTCGTCACCGCCGCGGCCGGCACCGGCATCGGCGCGGCCACCGCCCGCCGCTTCCTGGAAGAGGGCGCACGGGTGCTGATCAGCGACGCCCACCCGCGCCGCCTCAAGGAGCACGAGCGGGAACTGGGCCGGGAGTTCCCCGGCGCGGTCACCGCGACGCCCTGCGACGTCACCGACGACGCCCAGGTGCGGGCGCTGTTCGAGACGGCCACGGCCGCGCACGGCCGGCTGGACGTCGTCGTCAACAACGCCGGACTCGGCGGCACCTCCGCCCTCGCCGACATGACCGACGAGGAGTGGTCCCGCGTCCTGGACGTCACCCTCGGCGGCACCTTCCGCTGCACCCGCGCCGCCCTGCGCGCGATGCGCCGGGCCGGCGGCGGAGTCATCGTCAACAACGCCTCCGTCCTCGGCTGGCGCGCCCAGGCCGGACAGGCCCACTACGCCGCCGCCAAGGCCGGGGTGATGGCGCTGACCCGGTGCGCGGCCGTCGAGGCCGCCGCGTTCGGCGTCCGGGTCAACGCGGTCGCGCCCAGCCTCGCCCTCCACCCCCACCTGGAGAAGGTCACCACCCCCGGCCTGCTCGCCGAGCTGACCGAACGGGAGGCATTCGGCCGGCCCGCCCGGACCTGGGAGGTGGCCAACGTGATCGTCTTCCTCGCCTCCGGCTACTCCTCCTACATGACCGGCGAGGTCGTCGCCGTCAGCAGCCAGCACGCCTGA
- a CDS encoding acyl-CoA dehydrogenase family protein has protein sequence MDLSLSTVDEEFRAEARAWLAAHVPRTPLPSLETAEGFAAHRAWEAELAADRWSVVSWPERYGGRDAGLLRWLVFEEEYWAAGAPGRVGQNGISLLAPTLFAYGTEEQRARVLPPMATGEVVWAQAWSEPEAGSDLAALTSRAVRTDGGWLLAGQKTWSSRAAFADRAFGLFRSDPAAPEPHQGLTYLMFDLRAPGVTVRPIGRLDGRPAFAEVFLDGVFVPDEDVIGEPGQGWRIAMSTAGDERGITLRSPGRFLAAAARLRELWRAQGSPAHARARVADALVRARAYQLFAYAAVSRLLEGARLGPESSMNKVFWSELDLALHETALDLLGPEGELADGAWAEGYVFALAGPVYAGTNEIQRDIVAERLLGLPKGRR, from the coding sequence GTGGACCTGTCGCTCTCCACGGTGGACGAGGAGTTCCGCGCCGAGGCCCGGGCGTGGCTGGCGGCGCATGTGCCGCGCACCCCGCTTCCGTCCCTGGAGACGGCGGAGGGTTTCGCGGCCCACCGCGCCTGGGAGGCCGAACTGGCCGCGGACCGCTGGTCGGTGGTGTCGTGGCCGGAGCGGTACGGCGGGCGGGACGCCGGGCTGCTGCGGTGGCTGGTGTTCGAGGAGGAGTACTGGGCGGCGGGGGCGCCTGGCCGGGTGGGGCAGAACGGGATCAGCCTGCTCGCGCCGACGCTGTTCGCGTACGGCACCGAGGAGCAGCGCGCGCGGGTGCTGCCGCCGATGGCCACCGGCGAGGTGGTGTGGGCGCAGGCCTGGTCGGAGCCGGAGGCGGGCTCGGACCTGGCCGCGCTGACCTCCCGGGCGGTGCGGACGGACGGCGGCTGGCTGCTGGCCGGGCAGAAGACCTGGTCCTCGCGGGCCGCGTTCGCCGACCGGGCCTTCGGCCTGTTCCGCAGCGACCCGGCGGCGCCTGAGCCGCACCAGGGGCTCACGTATCTGATGTTCGACCTCCGGGCCCCCGGGGTGACGGTCCGTCCGATCGGCAGGCTGGACGGCAGACCGGCGTTCGCGGAGGTCTTCCTGGACGGGGTGTTCGTCCCGGACGAGGACGTGATCGGCGAGCCGGGGCAGGGCTGGCGGATCGCGATGTCCACGGCGGGCGACGAGCGCGGGATCACCCTGCGCTCCCCGGGCCGCTTCCTGGCCGCCGCCGCGCGGCTGCGGGAGCTGTGGCGGGCCCAGGGCTCGCCCGCGCACGCCCGGGCCCGGGTCGCCGACGCCCTGGTCCGGGCGCGCGCCTACCAGCTGTTCGCCTACGCCGCCGTCTCCCGCCTGCTGGAGGGCGCCCGGCTCGGGCCGGAGTCCAGCATGAACAAGGTGTTCTGGTCCGAGCTGGACCTGGCGCTGCACGAGACGGCGCTGGATCTGCTGGGCCCGGAGGGCGAGCTCGCCGACGGCGCCTGGGCCGAGGGGTACGTCTTCGCGCTGGCCGGGCCGGTCTACGCGGGCACGAACGAGATCCAGCGGGACATCGTCGCCGAGCGGCTGCTCGGCCTGCCGAAGGGACGCCGCTGA
- a CDS encoding acyl-CoA dehydrogenase family protein: protein MRFHPDAGQRAFAGSLHALLTAAGTPAVARDWARGDHARGRALWSRIAGAGVFGLAVAEEYGGAGPHPVDLAVAFVELGRHAVPGPLAETVGAAVLLAGSASARRFLPELAAGTELATVAAPGGWAVDGDAASVRLRPAAEGLYLSTAPPGPARRSLDPARRLTRLAPAGELLRAAAPYDRALLWTRLATAAQALGVGLALLDRTVDHVRRRTQFGVPVGSFQAVKHRLADAKTALEFARPLVFGAAVSLRPAEVAAAKLAAGEAAYTTARTALHLHGAIGYTAEYDLSLWLTKARALRSAWGTPEECRDLVLAQGL, encoded by the coding sequence ATGCGCTTCCACCCCGACGCCGGGCAGCGGGCGTTCGCCGGTTCGCTGCACGCGCTGCTGACCGCCGCCGGCACCCCGGCGGTGGCCCGGGACTGGGCCCGCGGCGACCACGCGCGCGGGCGCGCGCTGTGGTCGCGGATCGCCGGGGCGGGGGTGTTCGGGCTCGCGGTGGCGGAGGAGTACGGCGGGGCGGGGCCGCATCCGGTGGACCTGGCGGTGGCCTTCGTGGAGCTGGGCCGGCACGCGGTGCCCGGTCCGCTGGCCGAGACGGTCGGGGCGGCCGTGCTCCTCGCCGGATCGGCGTCGGCGCGGCGCTTCCTGCCCGAGCTGGCGGCCGGGACGGAGCTGGCGACGGTGGCGGCGCCCGGGGGCTGGGCCGTCGACGGCGACGCGGCCTCGGTGCGGCTGCGCCCGGCGGCCGAGGGCCTGTATCTGTCCACGGCGCCGCCCGGCCCGGCGCGCCGTTCCCTGGACCCGGCCCGCCGGCTGACCCGGCTCGCCCCCGCCGGTGAACTCCTGCGCGCCGCCGCGCCGTACGACCGGGCGCTGCTGTGGACCCGGCTGGCCACCGCCGCGCAGGCCCTCGGCGTGGGGCTGGCGCTGCTCGACCGGACGGTGGACCACGTGCGGCGCCGCACCCAGTTCGGCGTGCCCGTCGGCTCCTTCCAGGCCGTCAAGCACCGCCTGGCCGACGCGAAGACCGCCCTGGAGTTCGCCCGCCCCCTGGTGTTCGGCGCGGCGGTGTCCCTGCGCCCGGCGGAGGTGGCCGCCGCGAAACTGGCCGCGGGCGAGGCGGCGTACACGACGGCGCGGACGGCGCTGCACCTGCACGGCGCGATCGGGTACACGGCGGAGTACGACCTGTCCCTGTGGCTGACCAAGGCCCGGGCGCTGCGCTCGGCGTGGGGCACGCCCGAGGAGTGCCGGGACCTGGTGCTCGCCCAAGGGCTCTAG
- a CDS encoding MerR family transcriptional regulator yields the protein MRIGELARTTGVSVRLLRYYEEQGLLVAGRTPGGQRVYDDGAPRTVRRIRALLDAGLPTRVIREVLDCVCGSEAEVEPCLTPVLVEQLQGIEERIARLEGSRASLTRLLTTTA from the coding sequence GTGAGGATCGGGGAGCTGGCCCGTACGACCGGCGTGAGCGTCCGGCTGCTGCGGTACTACGAGGAGCAGGGGCTGCTCGTCGCCGGCCGCACCCCCGGCGGGCAGCGCGTGTACGACGACGGCGCCCCCCGGACCGTACGCCGGATCCGCGCCCTCCTGGACGCCGGACTGCCCACCCGGGTCATCCGCGAGGTCCTGGACTGCGTGTGCGGCAGCGAGGCCGAGGTCGAGCCGTGCCTGACCCCGGTGCTGGTCGAGCAGTTGCAGGGCATCGAGGAACGCATCGCCCGCCTGGAGGGCTCCCGCGCCTCGCTGACCCGGCTGCTGACCACGACCGCCTAG